A single genomic interval of bacterium harbors:
- the rplL gene encoding 50S ribosomal protein L7/L12, protein MTTKTKRSVEELVEDISALSVLELSELVKTLQEKFGVSAAAPVQVVAAQGQAGAAQPAAEEKTDFSVVMTACGDKKIQVLKVVRELTGLGLKEAKDIVDNLPKALKEGATKEEAQNMKSKLEEVGATVELK, encoded by the coding sequence ATGACAACCAAAACAAAGCGATCTGTTGAAGAATTAGTCGAAGACATCAGCGCTTTATCAGTTCTGGAACTCTCGGAATTAGTAAAAACTCTGCAGGAAAAATTCGGCGTGTCCGCAGCCGCTCCGGTCCAGGTCGTCGCCGCCCAGGGCCAGGCTGGTGCAGCGCAGCCTGCAGCCGAGGAAAAGACGGATTTCTCGGTCGTAATGACCGCCTGCGGCGACAAGAAGATCCAGGTCCTCAAAGTGGTTCGGGAGCTTACCGGTCTCGGATTGAAGGAAGCCAAGGACATCGTGGATAATCTGCCTAAGGCTTTGAAAGAAGGAGCGACAAAAGAAGAAGCGCAGAACATGAAAAGCAAGTTGGAAGAAGTCGGCGCGACGGTTGAACTGAAGTAA